A segment of the Fimbriimonadaceae bacterium genome:
ACCCGTTCCAGAAACTCGACGGTGAGCGGCTCGATGTAGACCGCGTCGGCCGTCTCCTCGTCGGTCATGATCGTGGCCGGGTTGCTGTTGACCAGCACCACGCGATACCCTTCTTCTCGCAGGCTCTTGCAGGCCTGGGTGCCCGCGTAGTCAAATTCGGCGGCTTGGCCGATGATGATCGGACCGCTGCCGATGACAAGGATGGTCCGCATGTTCCAAGGTCTGATTATGCCTGGACTGGCACCGGAGGGGCGGGCCGGGCCTTCAGGGCGAGCATCGGCTTTTCAAGCAGGAACCAGCTGAGGGCCGCCGCCCCCAGGCTCAGGGCAAATCCGACGACAATGTAGTTCCAGCCCCGAAGGCCCATCTTGTCGCACAGGGCCAACATGGGGAGATGGAGGACATAAAGACCGTACGAGAGGTCGTCCCTGAGGCGGGGGATTTTGACTTCGAGGGTGCCGAGCCCCAGCACCCCGAAGGCCCCGCCGACGACCATGAGCGAGAACAACGCCCCGCGCACCTGCACCTCGGCAAAGTTCACGTAGACGGCGGCGATCCCCACCGAGGTGGCGATGAACGCCCACCAGTAGCGGCGCACCACCGGCAGGTACGGGCTGTCGGCCATGAACGTGCCCGCGACAAAGCTGAACGCCACCGCGAATCCGGTCGCGTCGCCGTCCATCGCATGCCGGATACGCAACACCGAATAGACCGCCATGACGCAGAAGGCGACCCA
Coding sequences within it:
- a CDS encoding acyltransferase, yielding MQGEGLNLTGVIEPGAVTVPPDRHHYPLFNYIRLFLALEVVWLHIPVAHRGNQLLVLPIDPVPAFIAISGFLVFQSLQRTRKIGTFWRNRALRVLPAFFLALLVTVALHGVPALRDSLLSYALMHPIITPGVVGSNFAMWSLSVEECLYGLMVLLSAVGAYGVRHFHRGFFWVAFCVMAVYSVLRIRHAMDGDATGFAVAFSFVAGTFMADSPYLPVVRRYWWAFIATSVGIAAVYVNFAEVQVRGALFSLMVVGGAFGVLGLGTLEVKIPRLRDDLSYGLYVLHLPMLALCDKMGLRGWNYIVVGFALSLGAAALSWFLLEKPMLALKARPAPPVPVQA